AATCAGAACTAAAATTATTTCCTTTTTCAATAAAGAAAAATAGAAATATTTATGGAATCATATTTGGAGCAAAGAATTATGCAGCAGTTGATAAATTTTTGAAAATAGCTTGGAAAAGAAATAACTTAAACGGAGAAGCTGATTTTGACATTGATGAGGATAAAAGTAAAATTCAACTCGATATGTTTGAGGGACAAAAATTGACTAAAGTTGAAAAATTCAAAAACGAATTAGAGTCCAAACTTTTAAACAGAAAAACAGTTACAAATAAAACTGTTTTAATGTACACTTATTCGAATGGACATATTCCACAACACGCAGTTGATTTATTAAAGCTTATGAAAAAACAAGGTAAATTGGAATATGACGGAAAATCACCTTTCTTAAATTATGTAAATGTGTTTAGAAAAGATAATATTGTAACTTATAAAATAATCTCAAAGTAAAATGGCACAATCAAGCATAGAATGGACAGAAATGACTTGGAATCCTACAACTGGTTGTACAAAAGTTTCCCAAGGTTGTAAATTCTGTTATGCAGAAATTATGTCTAAACGACTTCAAGCAATGGGAGTTGAAAAATATAAAGACAATTTCGAAGTCCGCACACACGAATCTGCACTTAAAACACCTTATACTTGGAAAAAATCTAAAGTAGTTTTTGTAAACTCTATGAGCGATTTGTTTCACGAGCAAATACCTTTAGAATTTATAAAAAAGGTTTTTAAGGTTATGAACGAAAACCCACAACACGTTTTTCAAGTATTAACTAAAAGGGCAGAAAGATTATTAGAACTTCATAAAGAATTAAAGTGGAGTCATAATATTTGGATGGGAGTTTCAGTTGAGGAACAAAAAGTAGAAAATAGAATCGATTATTTGAGAAAGACTAATGCAAGAGTAAAATTTCTTTCTCTTGAACCATTAATTGGAGCTTTACCGAATCTGAATTTAGAAAACATAGATTGGGTAATTGTTGGTGGAGAAAGTGGACACACGCCAAGACCAATGGATGCTGATTGGGTAATTGATTTACAAGAACAATGTGAAAAGGCAGATGTCGCATTTTTCTTTAAACAATGGGGCGGAAAAAACAAAAAGAAAAACGGTAGAGAATTAAACGGTCGAACCTATGATGAAATGCCTGAAATAGAACTACAACATAGCGTCTGAAAGGAAAAGCCTGCGTACAACACCGGTAATCGTTGCACAAGCACCAAAATAGACCATCTGGATTAATTGGGGATTTATTTTTAGTAGTTTTAAGCGTGGCTATAATTTTTTCTGTCCCCTATTTCATCTTTTTTAAAAGGCTTAAAATGGCTTGATCTGCTCAATATATGCCAAAAACAGTGAGTTAAGTACAGCGCAAGTGATTTGGCATCACTTCTGACAACTTTACTTGTGAATTTTAGGTACTTTTTCAGGTTGTAGGCAATGGCGGAGAGATGCATCACCTTGTTGGCTTGCTCAATGCCAATGGTATTTATTTTACGTAAGCCCATGAATTGAGTTAGCGTTCCAAAGACAGGTTCAACAGTACTCTGTCGTTTTGATTTCATATAACGACCTTGGTTGCTGCTTACGCGATGGTTATTTCGTTCGTATTCTTCTCTGTAATAAGTTACCGAAAATTTCTTTTCTTGTGCTGTCTTACCTAAACATTGTTTTCTTATCGGACAGTCTCTACAAATTTTTGAGGAGATTCTATATTCCTTTTTCTTACTACCTGTTCTATAATCATTAAACACTTTTTTAAAGGGAACGATATGACCCTCTGGACAGAGATAATGATCCTCTTGTTTGACATATTCAAAATCCTCAGGACCGCCTTTATACGTCCCGTGAGGTGGTATAAAACTTCGTAAACCTATTTTTTCCAAAAAAGCATAATTCTCTCCATCACTATAGCCTGTATCGGCCACTAGATTTTGCCATAAGATCCCTTGTTTGTTCAATCGTTTTTTTAATCGAGGTACAATGTCTTGTAAGTATTGGCTGTCTTTCTTATCTGCCTTATACGCTTTAATGTCAGTGATTACATGATGTCCAGTGTCAACACTTAGCTGACTCATATAGTTCAGCTTGCGTGCCTTGCCTGGCTTTACACTAATTTTAGCATCCGGATCGGTGGGACTATAATGCGTTTTGTTTGAGGTGTATTTTGAGTTTTTATTGTTTGCACCCGTGCGTTGATCTTGATCTTTTGACCATTTTTTATTCCGACTTTTAATAGCAGACAATTCTTGCTTGGTGGCACTAATTTTTTTTTGAGCATCTGAAGCTTTATTCTCTTTGGCTTTTCGAATAGGCTTTTGTTTATCCATGCTACTGATATGGCGTAGCTTTTTTAAGTGGTCTTCTAATTCTTCTTCAGGCACTTTTAACTCCAAGGTATCCATCGAGGCATTTGCCTTTATTGGAGCAGAATCTATCGCTTGAGTATGGCCACTTACCATGCCTTTGTCAACACACATAATTAAAACACGCGTAAAGACTTCTTCAAAAACTTTTTCTGGATATAATTGACGCGTACGACTTATTGTGCTATGCCAGGGCAACTCTTCATCAATATCATAGCCTAAAAAATACAATATGTCCAAACGTAAACTACAATGGGCAATCAACTGTCGATCACTGATAATATTCTCTAAATATCCCACCAAACACAACTTGAAAAACACGGTAGGATCTATGCTCTTTTGACCACTGTCTCCATAATAAGGACGTGTCAGTACATATAGAAAATGTAGGTCTAATTCCCCATTTAATCGTCGATAAAAATTCTCCTTTGGAATCCGATCACTCATTCGGAATTGAGTGAATAATTTCTCTTGATACTCTTTTTTGCCTTGCATACCTCAAGATACAGAATATCAGTCTAATGACCAATAAATTCATGCGTTTTTTAGTTCATTTTATCCCTAATTATATATATCTTGTGCAACAGGCACACCGTATATAATTTATTGCTGGCTTCTCGCCTACTTACGAAAGTCCTCGCGGACTTTCTTGGTCGGTAATTATTTACTAAATTAGTTGCTTAACCACGCAACAAACCATATACAAACACGTTAGGTGCAATTTAACCAAACCATTTGGCAAATATGTGGTACATCAAGAATTAAATAAAACTGATTAAAACAAAGTAATTAATGAATAAATCAAAATTTAAAACGGAAATTAACACATCTGCTCAAAAAGTATATGAAATGATGTTAGGCTTAAATGACAAAAGCACTTACGAATATTGGACAGCAGCTTTTAATCCGACCTCTACCTATGAAGGTAATTGGGACAAAGGAAGCAAAATGCTTTTTGTAGGAACCGATGAAAACGGTAAAAAAGGAGGAATGATTTCGGAAATTGTAGAACACAGACCTGCTGAATTTATTTCTATTCGCCATTACGGAATTTTGGATGGAGATAAGGAAATAACCACAGGTGAACAGGTAGAGAAATGGGCAGGTGGACACGAAAATTATAGATTTACGGAAAACAACGGCACAACAACTGTAATTATAGAAATGGATACAATTGATGAATATTTGGATTACTTCAATAGTACATATCCAAAAGCATTGGATAAATTAAAAGAAATTTCAGAACGCTAAAAAAGTAACCAAACAAAAACTGCACCTAACACCGTATCCTATGTAAAGCACTTTCCCGAGTCTTAGGTTAAATATACAATATTTTTCTTTTTTTTAATTCATGATATTATTTTTAGTGTTGAACTGTTGATTACGCTTTTTGCGTTATCAATAATTCAATGCTAGCTTTATAAAACTCCGCATCCTATATGTGGTATCCGTCTTTAGCGAATCCACCAGCATCTCTATGATGATTTTGGCAAACAAGGCAACTTGCTATAAATATGTGATAACTGTATTAGAGTTTCACCTACGGTGTTTTGTTGTCCTATCTTTTGTGCCAATTTTATAATGAGTTTTAAGCTTGTTTTATGTTTTTATTTAACTAACTACACCTACTTCATAAGGAATTTCAGTTCTAATTACTGCATGAATTCGACTCAAGAGTTTCCTCGCTACTTTTACCAATATGCGTTTGACATCTTTACCTGAATGTGACCGATAATAGGCCTGCATAACTGGATCAAAACGCAACGCTTGCCAAGTAGCTTCTACCAAATAACTACGCATTAGCCGATTTGCTCTTGGGGTTAACCCTGAAGTTTTGAGATTATCTCCACTTTGGTGTACCCAGGGAACCAATCCTACATAACTGGCTAATTGTTTGAAATTTTTAAAACGCCTTAAATCACCCAATTCACATAATAATCCACAAGCTACTATGCCTCCTACTCCCGGAACTGATCGTAATAAATAATAATCTTTCTTATAATGCTTACGACAATAGGCACGTAATTTTGTACTCACATCTCGCTTTTGCTTATCTATATATTCATAGGTAATAAGACGTGTCTCAAAACAATAATCCATTGTAGGATATTCAAAAGTCAAATTTCTTAACCAATCTCTAAAATTATGAGACCAATGACTATTGTCAAATGGCTTTGGAATTTCAATCCCCAAATACAACAATTGCATCTTTATTTGAGTCTTTATTTTTCGATGTTCTTTAACCAGCTCATTTCTTCGACGAAACAAACATCTTAACTGCTCTCGTTCTATTGAAGGAACATGAATTCCTTTGAGTCGGCCATCCTTTAATTCTTTACATAACATACGTGCATCGATCTTGTCGGTCTTTTGAAACTGGGCCTTGGCTGGACGATGAACATCTGCAGGGTTAACAACCTTTGCATGCCATCCAAATGAAATAAAATGTCGATAATGACTAAAGCCACAACAACCCGATTCATAACAGCAATAAACAGTATATCCCTTAAAATGCCTATCCACATACTTTTTTAAACTAAATGCATCTGGTGGAATAGTTAACGATGATCCATCAAAAAGATCCGTTGCAGTACGAATTTTCCAACTTCGCTTGTGTACGTCAATTCCAATAAATAACTTTGATCTAGTAGTATCCTTTGTTTTCATAATAATAAGTTTTTGAACCTTAAAGTTATTAACTAAACTTTGGATACTGCTTTTACATGGTTGCTATAATTTATTGCTGGCTTCTTGCCTACTTGCGAAAGTCCTCGCGGACTTTCTTTGTCCGTAATTATTTACTAAATTAGTTGCTTAAACACGCAACAAACCATATACAAACACGTTACCTGCAATTATGACCCGTCCTGAATATAGGCTACATAATTTTAAACATTATGTATAAAAATGACAAAGTAATTAGACGGTATTCAGAACCTTTTAAACTAAAAATTCTGGATGAACTTAGTAAAGGTAAGCACACAAAGAGCGAACTTTGTAAACTCTATTCTATTGCACCTACAACGGTCAATGAGTGGATTAAAAAGTATAATCGTAAAGACTTAATGAACACCAGAGTAAAAGTGGAAACAAAAGACGAAATATCTAGAATTAAAGCACTACAAAAAGAGAATGAAAAGCTTAAAAAGCTTCTACTTAAAAAGGATCTGGATGCTATGGTAGAAGAATCTTACCTTGAAGTAGCAGCTGAAAAACTAGGCTATAAAAATGTTCAGCAACTTAAAAAAAAACTCAATATCTAGCATTTATTAAAACTAGAAATAGAGCTAAGGGATTTGCTTCTTTATCTACTATAGCAAGTTGTTTTGGACTTAAACGTGATGCGTATTATAAATACAAATCTAGAGCTGATATGCGTTTAAAAATAGAACAACAGATTATTGAAATTGTTAGAAAAAGACGTAAATCCCTTCCTAGAGAAGGTGTTCGAAAACTCACTAAATCATTAGATAACGAGTTTACAAAAGCCAACCTTAAAGTAGGTAGAGATACACTATTTAATGTCCTTAGAAAACACCAAATGCTAACACTTAGAAAGAAAACTAGTGCCAGAACAACCAACTCTTATCATCGGTTTTACAAGTACAATAACATTATAAAAGATATGGAAGTTACTAAACCAAATCAAGTCTGGGTCTCTGATATTACATATATTAGAACTGTAAAAGGCTTTTGTTACTTGGCTTTGATAACAGATATGCATTCCAGGAAAATTGTTGGGTATGACATAAGTGATAGCTTGGAATTAAAAGGTTGTGTAAGAGCTCTTAATAAAGCCATCTATCAAGCTAAAAACATTAAACAGCTTATTCATCATTCCGACAGAGGAATACAATATTGTAGCAATGTATACACACAAATACTCAAAAGAAAAAAGATAGATATTAGTATGACTGAAGAAAATCATTGTTACGAAAACGCAATGGCAGAACGTGTAAACGGAATTTTAAAAGACGAATTTTACTTAGACCAAACCTTTGATAACGTGGAACACGCAAAGAGAGCTGCAAAAAATGCAATTAATTTATACAACGAAATAAGATTACACTTATCTTTAGACTATAAAACACCAAATATGGTATATAAATTATCAGCTTAAATTAATTATTAACCTGTAGCCATATTTCAGGACTAGACATTAAAACCAACAACTGCGGAAAGAATTAATTAAGAATTTCTATCTTTGTAGTCTGTTATACTAATTCAACATATTATCTGAGTCTTTCTATAAAGACAATCTCGACAAAACGAGTAATTAACGCATAAAAATCTTCTGGTTTTTAATGCTCAGATAGTTATATCCATTTATTTTATCAAATCTCAAACAAAAACAGTTGATTATTATTAAATCGATTGTCTTATCACTCTGTTATGTTTTTAACATTTCAAAATGTGATGACAATACAATGAATTAAAATGAAAAGTAAACAGTTAATAAGTAGAAATATAGAAGTATTTTATAATAAAGCATCAGAAGAAACCAGACTTGATAAGGGAATGGGAATATTTGAATTTGAAAGAATTAAATCATTAATTGAAAAATATATTCCATCTTCATCTTCAAAAATAATTGATATTGGAGGTGGAACAGGAAAATATTCAGAATGGCTTGCAAAAAAAGGACATCAAGTCCATTTAGTAGAACCAGTTCCTAAACATATTAAATTAGCCGAAAATAGAGCGAATAAGTTAAAAAATAAATTTTCCTTTCAATTGGGCGAATCTCGAAAATTAGAATTTAAAAACAATTTTGCCGACTTAATAATACTTCACGGACCACTTTATCACCTTCAAAAAAAGGAAGACAGAGATTTAACCATTAAAGAAGCCAAACGTGTTTTGAAAAATGATGGAGTTATTTTGGGTTTTGCCATTAATTACACAGCATCAACTTTAGTAGGTCTATTAAACGGTTTAATTCATAAAAAAACCTTTTTTGAAATGTGCAAGGACGAATTAACAACTGGAATACATAATCCACCAAGTGATTTTCCTTGGCTATTAGCTGAAGGATATTATCATAAACCTGAACAACTGAAAGAGGAATTTATAAATCAAGAATTAACCTATCTCAATACTTATGCAGTTGAAGGAATGGCTTGGTTAGACAAAGACTATTTTGCTAATATGCTAAACGAAACAAAGAAAAAAACATTAATCGAACTTACAAAAGTCACAGAAAATGACAGCTATCTTTTACCTTTTAGCCCACATATGATGATAGCTGTAAAAAAACAAATTACTTATGGAAAATAAAGACAGATATTTTAAAGCTTTGGTTCAAAATAATGGACAGCTGAATGAAATAGACCTTGGAGAAAAAATTGGACTTGATGAAGATGAAACTCGAGAAATAATTGTCCGACTTCTATCCGAACACAAAATAGAATATGCGGAAAATAGGTCTTGTAATTATAGACTTAATAAAACTACGAAAAGGAAAAATAAAAGCAGGTAACAATGTATAAAAGCAATAGCGGTTTTGGTGTTAACTCAAAGTGTTATTGCTTTTAATTTAGTAAATTGCAAAACGGAAAGGTAGCGCACTTTAATCCGCTACTGCTCTTATACTAACCGTTGTACGCAAGCTAGGTACGGTAAAGGGACATCCTTTACAAAGTTAAAGGGACATAGTTTACACTTTTAAGATTCATAAATTACTTGAAAAAGTATTTATCATGGTCTGGAAAGCAAAAACTAAAATGGAACAAAAAGTAGAATTTATTCATGAATGGTTAACCGGGAAATATACCATTACAGAACTTTGTAGGTCATTTAATATATCTCGACCTACTGCTTACAAATTGATTTCTCGGTATGAAAAAATGGGACTATCGGGATTAATTGAGCAAAAAAGAGCCCCAATTAATCATCCCAACAGAACCAATCAAAAGGTTGAAAATTCAATCTTAAAATTAAAAAACAAACACATGCTTTGGGGTGCGAAGAAAATTCGGATTTTGTTGTTTAAAGAGTATGCTAAAGAACTTATTCCAAGTGTGGTGACTGTTCACAACATCCTTTCTAAAAATGGCCTAGTTAAACCTCAAAAGCGAAGCAGAAGAGTCAAGCCAGTATTCCCCATTTTCGATCCTAAAAAGTGTAATGAAGTTTGGAGTGCAGACTATAAAGGAAAGTTTTTAATGGGCAATAAAATTTACTGTCATCCACTTACTATAGCCGATTCTAAGAGTAGATTTTTGTTTACAGCAAAAGGGCATTATAAAGAGAACTTCATCTCTGTTAAGCAAGAGTTTACAAAGGTTTTTAGAAAGTATGGCATCCCTAAACAAATACATACAGACAATGGTAGTCCATTTGGATCTGTAGCTGCCATTCAAAGATATACAAGGTTATCTTATTGGTTTATTGAATTGGGAATTGACCCTGTTTATTCCGACCCAGCACGCCCAGACCAAAACGGACGACACGAGCGAATGCACCGTGATTTAAAGGCTGCTTGTGCCAAACCTTCAGCATTTGATCTCAAGGCACAACAACGTAGTTTAAATCGGTTTGTAAAAGAATATAATCACATTAGGCCTCATGAATCTTTAGGAATGAAAACCCCTGCAGATTGCCATGATTTTTCCAATAGACCATACCCTGAAAAAATTCCAAAATATGATTATCATTCAACTATGAAAGTGATGAAAGTATGTCAAAATGGAGCCATGCGGTGGAAGTCATATTATTGGGTATATTTAACTTCTGGACTTAAAGGGAAATATGTCGGTGCTCAAGATCAAGGAAATGGAATTTGGAGAGTATTTTAAAGAGACGTATTTTTAGGTTATTTTAACGAAAAAAAAATAAGAGACAAACAAGTATCAATTAGACTAAGTCAGAATCTAGTGTAAAGGATGTGACTTTAACTTTGTAAACTATCTGCCTTAACGAACAGCTAAAAAACAATACTAAATGGAAAACTTTGACATAAAAAACGCATTAGAATGGCTAGGAGCTATTATAATTTCAGTTGGTGGAACTAGCGCTATTGTTATTGCTATTTCTAAATGGTTCGGAGATCGTTTAGCAACAAAACTTCTTGAAAAAGATAGATCAAAATATCAACAAGAATTAGAAGCACTTAAAACGAAATATCAATCAGAACTTGAAATTAAAAAGGCTGAACTTGAAAAATCAAAATCGTTATTCCTACGATATTCAGAACATCAATTTAATCTTTATAATGATTTATGGAAAAGTCTATGTGACTTAAAACATATTGGAGAAGAATTATGGGAAAAAGCTGAACCGCAATTAACAAAAAAATTCTCAAAGCAATTAAGAGAGACTAAACTAACAGTTGAAAAAAGTGCTCTTTTAATTGAGGATGGTCATTACAAATCCTTAACTACAATTTTAGACAAATTTGGAAATTTTGAAATAGGAAAATTAAGATTGATAAACTTAAGAAACAAAACAGTTCACGAAATGAATGAATACGGAGTGAGAAATAATGAAATTAGGAATGTTATTGAGAATAATAGACAAACCAAACAGGAGTATATTAAATTAACAAAAGAACTATCTTCATCATTTAAAGCACAAATTAAAGGTGAATAAAAAGCCTACTATACAGAAAATCTAAAAAAATTATGATTGAAATTCTTTCTTCAGAAAACACGAACGAATTATTAACAAACTCAATTAACCGAATAGAAGAAAAAATTGATAATAATTTGACTGAAAACTCGCCAATTGTTATATCCGATTTAAGTAACATAAAAGTTTTGTTTCCCTCAAGTGCCATACCTAACGAATTTCATTTTTACTCGCGAATTTTAAGAAACGGATTTGGGATAACACAACCGAAAAATTTTAGAGGTGGAATAAGAAAGCATTTAATTGTAATTAACACAAAAATTATAGAAAAACTCAATATTTCTGAATCTGAACTTGACGCAATTATTGCGCACGAATTAGGTCACATATTTAATGAACCTAATAAAGATATTCCGAATTTTATTGAGGAGCAAGAATTTTATGCAGACTATTTTGCAAGCTCAATAGGTTTAAAAGAATCACTTTTAAGTACAATAAAAAAATACTTGGAACAGGAAAATGCTGAAAACTCAGAACTATTCAATTTAAGAATTAGCCATTTAAATAAGGAAAACAGTTTTGAAAATGGAAACATTAGAAATTTATAAATAGAATAAAGCCTGCGTACAACACCGGTAATCGTTGCACAAGCACCAAAATAGACCATCTGGATTAATTGGGGATTTATTTTTAGTAGTTTTAAGCGTGGCTATAATTTTTTCTGTCCCCTATTTCATCTTTTTTAAAAGGCTTAAAATGGCTTGATCTGCTCAATATATGCCAAAAACAGTGAGTTAAGTACAGCGCAAGTGATTTGGCATCACTTCTGACAACTTTACTTGTGAATTTTAGGTACTTTTTCAGGTTGTAGGCAATGGCGGAGAGATGCATCACCTTGTTGGCTTGCTCAATGCCAATGGTATTTATTTTACGTAAGCCCATGAATTGAGTTAGCGTTCCAAAGACAGGTTCAACAGTACTCTGTCGTTTTGATTTCATATAACGACCTTGGTTGCTGCTTACGCGATGGTTATTTCGTTCGTATTCTTCTCTGTAATAAGTTACCGAAAATTTCTTTTCTTGTGCTGTCTTACCTAAACATTGTTTTCTTATCGGACAGTCTCTACAAATTTTTGAGGAGATTCTATATTCCTTTTTCTTACTACCTGTTCTATAATCATTAAACACTTTTTTAAAGGGAACGATATGACCCTCTGGACAGAGATAATGATCCTCTTGTTTGACATATTCAAAATCCTCAGGACCGCCTTTATACGTCCCGTGAGGTGGTATAAAACTTCGTAAACCTATTTTTTCCAAAAAAGCATAATTCTCTCCATCACTATAGCCTGTATCGGCCACTAGATTTTGCCATAAGATCCCTTGTTTGTTCAATCGTTTTTTTAATCGAGGTACAATGTCTTGTAAGTATTGGCTGTCTTTCTTATCTGCCTTATACGCTTTAATGTCAGTGATTACATGATGTCCAGTGTCAACACTTAGCTGACTCATATAGTTCAGCTTGCGTGCCTTGCCTGGCTTTACACTAATTTTAGCATCCGGATCGGTGGGACTATAATGCGTTTTGTTTGAGGTGTATTTTGAGTTTTTATTGTTTGCACCCGTGCGTTGATCTTGATCTTTTGACCATTTTTTATTCCGACTTTTAATAGCAGACAATTCTTGCTTGGTGGCACTAATTTTTTTTTGAGCATCTGAAGCTTTATTCTCTTTGGCTTTTCGAATAGGCTTTTGTTTATCCATGCTACTGATATGGCGTAGCTTTTTTAAGTGGTCTTCTAATTCTTCTTCAGGCACTTTTAACTCCAAGGTATCCATCGAGGCATTTGCCTTTATTGGAGCAGAATCTATCGCTTGAGTATGGCCACTTACCATGCCTTTGTCAACACACATAATTAAAACACGCGTAAAGACTTCTTCAAAAACTTTTTCTGGATATAATTGACGCGTACGACTTATTGTGCTATGCCAGGGCAACTCTTCATCAATATCATAGCCTAAAAAATACAATATGTCCAAACGTAAACTACAATGGGCAATCAACTGTCGATCACTGATAATATTCTCTAAATATCCCACCAAACACAACTTGAAAAACACGGTAGGATCTATGCTCTTTTGACCACTGTCTCCATAATAAGGACGTGTCAGTACATATAGAAAATGTAGGTCTAATTCCCCATTTAATCGTCGATAAAAATTCTCCTTTGGAATCCGATCACTCATTCGGAATTGAGTGAATAATTTCTCTTGATACTCTTTTTTGCCTTGCATACCTCAAGATACAGAATATCAGTCTAATGACCAATAAATTCATGCGTTTTTTAGTTCATTTTATCCCTAATTATATATATCTTGTGCAACAGGCACAATGTATAAAAAACATAGGGCGTTTGTGTTAAATCGAAAGGTCTGTGAATATTAATAAAGTCCGCTAAATATAAAATTTGGCATTTAAGAGAAAAAGGTAAAAGCAAAATATTTATATTTAGCTAAGTGATAAACTGGAACGAAAGTGCTTTTTAACTGCCCTACGTTTCTTATACGAGACGTTGTAGCCAATTATAAATATGAAGCCCGAAGTTAAATTACCGAAAACGCCACATTCCATTCAAAAAGGAATCCCATTAAAGCTCGTTTTAGATAAACCGGCTGTTATTCAACTTGGGAAGAACTTAAAGATTTCGAATAATGACTTCAACGCTTCTGAGTTTGTAGAAAGAGTTATGCAGGACATTGAACCTCTTGCCCTTAAAGATAGAGGGATTTTAATCGCTAAAATTTTACGTGAGTATTTGCCAAATAATTATTCGGAAGCGATTACATATTTACTCAACTCCTTGACCCCTCCGCTCAAGGAGACCGATAATCTTGGACTTTCTGGATTATTCTATATGCCCCATGTGTCCTTTGTAGCACTCTATGGCCTTGACAAAACGTACAATAATAATATAGATCCTTTCGACATTTCTATGAATGTTCAATATGAATTGACAAAGAGGTTCTCATCTGAATTTTCTATCCGAACATTTCTTATCGACCAGCCAGAGAGAACGTTTAAAATTTTATACAAATGGATGAACGACCCAGACCCACATGTACGAAGACTATGTTCAGAAGGAACTAGACCAAGATTGCCATGGGCACAAAAGATTAATTTCTTAGTGAAAGACCCTAGTCCTTCTTTACCAATATTAGAAAAATTAAAAAATGATAGTGACCTTTATGTAAGAAGAAGTGTAGCAAACCATATTGGAGACATTGCAAAGGATAATTTGGATTTATCTTTAAGGCTGTGCGAAAGTTGGTTAGACAGCTCTTCTAAAGAACTTAAATGGTTAATTCGACATGCTTTACGTCATCCAGCCAAAAAAGGAAATAAAGCAGCATTAAAACTTAGAGAAAAGGCAAAATGAGAAGATAAAAAAATGTAAAAACTGGCTACAACAATGGCTATATTTAATACGGGTCTTGGTGCTTAATCAAAAGAGAAGTGCTTTGAACAAAGTCCGCAAAATTTTCAATTTTGCGTGTCTATTGACATAAAGAAAAAATTAAAAATTTGGCTAAGTGCAAGTCCGAATGTTCAGTTCTCTGAAATCCCGTACTAACCATAGCCTAAACGTTAGGCTTCATACAAGACAGAGACACAACTTCGCAATAAATATCAAAAATAAAACCAGGGTTACATATACTTTTGCAATGCAAGAACAAGTTAAAAACGATTATTATGAACGAATTGAAAAAGCAGTAGATTTCATTGAGGAAAACTTGAAAGAGAAACTAACAATTGAAATGATTGCAGAAAAAGCATTTTTCTCAAAATATCATTTCATAAGAGTTTTTACAGCAATGACAGGAGAAACAGTAGGAAGCTATCTTCGGAGGAGGAGAATTTCAAAATCATCAAAACAGTTGA
The nucleotide sequence above comes from Aureibaculum algae. Encoded proteins:
- a CDS encoding class I SAM-dependent methyltransferase produces the protein MKSKQLISRNIEVFYNKASEETRLDKGMGIFEFERIKSLIEKYIPSSSSKIIDIGGGTGKYSEWLAKKGHQVHLVEPVPKHIKLAENRANKLKNKFSFQLGESRKLEFKNNFADLIILHGPLYHLQKKEDRDLTIKEAKRVLKNDGVILGFAINYTASTLVGLLNGLIHKKTFFEMCKDELTTGIHNPPSDFPWLLAEGYYHKPEQLKEEFINQELTYLNTYAVEGMAWLDKDYFANMLNETKKKTLIELTKVTENDSYLLPFSPHMMIAVKKQITYGK
- a CDS encoding integrase core domain-containing protein; this translates as MVWKAKTKMEQKVEFIHEWLTGKYTITELCRSFNISRPTAYKLISRYEKMGLSGLIEQKRAPINHPNRTNQKVENSILKLKNKHMLWGAKKIRILLFKEYAKELIPSVVTVHNILSKNGLVKPQKRSRRVKPVFPIFDPKKCNEVWSADYKGKFLMGNKIYCHPLTIADSKSRFLFTAKGHYKENFISVKQEFTKVFRKYGIPKQIHTDNGSPFGSVAAIQRYTRLSYWFIELGIDPVYSDPARPDQNGRHERMHRDLKAACAKPSAFDLKAQQRSLNRFVKEYNHIRPHESLGMKTPADCHDFSNRPYPEKIPKYDYHSTMKVMKVCQNGAMRWKSYYWVYLTSGLKGKYVGAQDQGNGIWRVF
- a CDS encoding M48 family metalloprotease — protein: MIEILSSENTNELLTNSINRIEEKIDNNLTENSPIVISDLSNIKVLFPSSAIPNEFHFYSRILRNGFGITQPKNFRGGIRKHLIVINTKIIEKLNISESELDAIIAHELGHIFNEPNKDIPNFIEEQEFYADYFASSIGLKESLLSTIKKYLEQENAENSELFNLRISHLNKENSFENGNIRNL
- a CDS encoding DNA alkylation repair protein produces the protein MKPEVKLPKTPHSIQKGIPLKLVLDKPAVIQLGKNLKISNNDFNASEFVERVMQDIEPLALKDRGILIAKILREYLPNNYSEAITYLLNSLTPPLKETDNLGLSGLFYMPHVSFVALYGLDKTYNNNIDPFDISMNVQYELTKRFSSEFSIRTFLIDQPERTFKILYKWMNDPDPHVRRLCSEGTRPRLPWAQKINFLVKDPSPSLPILEKLKNDSDLYVRRSVANHIGDIAKDNLDLSLRLCESWLDSSSKELKWLIRHALRHPAKKGNKAALKLREKAK